A DNA window from Jaculus jaculus isolate mJacJac1 chromosome 1, mJacJac1.mat.Y.cur, whole genome shotgun sequence contains the following coding sequences:
- the LOC101612868 gene encoding acyl-protein thioesterase 1-like encodes MCGNNMSTPLPVAMPTARKATPAVIFLHGLGDTGHGWAEAFAGIRSSHIKYICPHMPVMPVTLNMKMAMPSWFDTIGLSPDSQEDESGVKQATENVKALMDQEVKNGIPSNRIILGGFSQGGGPISSINREVSILQCLGDSGPLVPLMFGSLTVEKLKTLVNPDKVTFKIYEGMMHSSCQ; translated from the exons ATGTGCGGCAATAACATGTCTACTCCACTGCCCGTCGCCATGCCCACCGCCCGCAAGGCCACCCCCGCAGTCATTTTCCTTCATGGATTGGGAGATACGGGGCATGGATGGGCAGAAGCATTTGCAGGTATCAGAAGCTCGCATATCAAATATATCTGCCCGCACATGCCAGTTATGCCAGTTACCTTAAATATGAAGATGGCTATGCCTTCATGGTTTGATACTATTGGGCTTTCACCAGATTCTCAGGAGGATGAATCTGGAGTTAAACAGGCAACAGAAAATGTAAAAGCCTTGATGGATCAAGAAGTGAAGAATGGCATTCCTTCTAACAGAATTATTTTGGGAGGATTTTCTCAGGGAGGA GGTCCTATCAGCAGCATCAACAGAGAGGTATCTATTCTTCAGTGTCTTGGAGATAGTGGTCCTTTAGTTCCCCTAATGTTTGGTTCTCTGActgttgaaaaactaaaaacattggTAAACCCAGACAAAGTAACCTTC aaaatctatgaaggcATGATGCACAGTTCGTGTCAATAG